CCAAAGCTGGGCCCCAAGGTACCAGATGGGAGACTCACCATCACGCTCAGTGGGGGTCAGCTCAGGCAGCCTCCGCACATGCCGACGGGGCAGCAGTAGTGTCTGGAAGGGCCATACTGCCCAGAAGGGGACCAGAACTAACCAGTGCTCACTGGTTAGGACCAGACGTTCCTAGGCAGACCAAAGGAGATGAAGTCATCAAGGTGGGTGTGAGGGGGCCAGCAAATAGGCcagagaagcaaaaggaaaaatgtacCCAGAAATTGATGGctcctcaccacctccaccactacCACCCTAGTCTAAGCCACCATCATCTTTCCTTTGCCTTATAGCTATGTCCTCCAAGCAACTCTCTCTGCTACATCCCTTCTACCTCTCTCCTTCACACAACTCTCCTTTTTGGGGTGAGGTCAGGGGCTTCTTGGGGACACACGGCCTGGCTTTCGCCCACCTTTCTGAGCAGCTCCTGGTGGCCGTACTCCATCAACAGGGGCTCTCCATGCTGACTCTGATAGGCTCGCTGAGATCGCTCCTCACGCTGGGCAACATCTGGCAGGAAACTGCTGGCCCACACCTGTCAAGGGGCAGGAGAAGAGCAGGCAGATCCTTCATCCCCATGCCTCCACATCACTAGCATACTTCCTCTGTCGCTTCCCTTATTCCAGTTTCCCGCCCCTGTTCCAGTTTCAAGTGCTGGTTGAAATCCACTAAAGCCCTAACCACACTTAcctggcagtgggggtgggggttagaACAGCCCATCATGGCACCTTTGTTTTCAAAGATCTATGAGATAGGGGTAGGGAGCTTTGTAGCCGAAAAGACACCAAGTCAACCCCTCCCAACTACACCTGGTGGAAATAAAAATGCCACTTCCCCGAACTGAACTgcaccaccccctccctgcccccgggggggggggggcgaccTCACAGACCTGCACCCAAGGGTACTGGGCACCCAGCTCCTCTGTGACTGAGGCCCACGCATCAATGACAGCGCGGATCTCGGGGACTGACATGAGTGGCAGTGTCACATCCGACCAGGGGTGGAAGCACATGACCTTActaggtggggaaggagggagagatgaCAAGAGACATAGGGCTCGCTGTGCTAGGGGCAGGGCCCAACCCCAGTGGTCAGTCCAGGCCCCAGGATGAAGGATGGAAGAATGGAAATTCATAGTTACCAAACTCCTCGAGCAGCTTCTGCTTGGAAAAGTGGATGATCACTGGGTCCTGAGATAAAGGGGTATCACTCTCTGCAACAGACACCCCCCAATAAGGtccagcctcccttccccccaacAGCAGCAAGAGCCAGGTTACCTGGACTAGGAGCATCAGGTTGCAGAGCTGGGAAGTCGTTATCAAAAAGGAAGGTGCCATCATAGTGGGGATTCACCTACTGACAAGGATGGACTGGAAGCATTTGCTGGCCCCTACCAGCAGTCATCTAGTGGGCTTCAAGGTTACAAGCGGTGGGGGAAGCCTACTCTGGAGTCAAAAAGACTTGGTGTGTTATGACCCAGAAGGAGGTCCACTCCCCGCAGACCAGCCTGTAGATGTAGGGTCTCAAGACTTACCTCTCCGTTGGCTCGTGTGGCCCCCGGACACAGAGGGTTGTGGGGATCGTGGCGAGGTACTGTATTCAAAAGCGGGGGCTCTACTTGCCCCTGCCAGGGCCGCTTCATGCGATGAGCTGACACCAGCACCCACTCATCTTGTAGCGGGTTGTAGCGGATATGCTGATGCTCTGAGGGCAGAGAGTCAAGATCAGTCAACAAAGCTCTCCGCCCCCTTCTACCTTGGGTCTCACCCACAAGCAGGCCCAAGCTCGGAGGCACCCATTTGGCCCCATCCTGCTCAGAAACTAAAAGCCCAGGCTTAGGCGTTCCCAGCACCAATAAGCCTGCAGCTCCAACACCAGCGTGCCCTTTCGCCTCGCGAACCCGGCCGGGTGGGCGCGCCGACCTGCCGGTAGGGACGACAACTTCCTAAGGAAGGGGAGGGCTCGGCTCCGCGTCCCAGCGAGCCCCGTCCGCCCTGCAGTTACCGCTCGCCCGGAAGGCTGTGTCCATGGCGTCCGCCTCTGACGCCTGCTGGCGCTCCTCTGGACACGCTCCGCTGCGCGACATGATGCCACTGCAGGAAGGTATCGTCTGGGACTTCTGCCTGCTCGCTTGCTGGGACCTCCTAGTCTGTctagccccgcccctccccgccccgccgaTTGGACAGCCGCCTGCACGTGACTGCCCGAGGGGCCGCCCGGCCAcctgggggcggggcccaggACCGCCGACCGCTCCAGGGGGCTGCTTTGAAGATCCCATTCCGCCAAAGGCTAAAGCCACTACCCTGGAAGACCCCCTGTAAAAGCTCCTTACTGCAGATGCTTCCGCTCCAGGACGCTTACAAGATTTCTTTGCTGCATTAAATTATTCATttggtcattcattcagcaaatatttgctgagtgccgGGCACCTAGGCTCCATGTAGAGCAAAGGGATGCCCCTGTTGCATAAGTCAGGCATGGCCTCTGCCTTCCCAGAGCTTACATTGTAGGGTCACATAAGGGTATAACCCTGGGTCTATAATCACCTCACTTACCTACTCAGTGACTATGATGGAGGAAGGACAGGGGAGTCGGAGTAGGGGGCTGTGGGGCTTGATCTGCTTCAGCTTAAACCTGGCCTCAGGTACTACCTGGAGGAGTGGGTATATCACCATAACCATACCCCATCTGCACCAGACAGCAGCAACAAGTTTGGGGAAAAAGAGACTAACCATATtctctcttgtgtgtgtgtgtgtgtgtgtgtgtgtgtgtgcgcgcgtgtgtgtgtgtgtgtgcgcgcgcgcgcacacacacacacacacccgcacaCACACACCGAAAGCACAAGAAGTGGACAGGGTAAGAAATCTGAAAATGTGAGGAGTACAGCCTGTCAGTAGCTCTAGCCACCGTCTGGGTGGGGTCAGGATTATTTCCTTTACACgttccctttccttctccaaCATTTCCTTAGATCAAACCAATTGGCTAACACTAGGATAACATTCAAATTATTTCCTCCCTTGGCACTTTTAAAGAGCCATTTAAATATTGTCTTTACTTCCTCCCCATTCCATAGTGAAGAACAGAGGCCTCGAGATCACCCAGAGAATAAGTGGCCAAGCTCAGATTTGAAACCAAGTTTCCGCTCCTCTTAATGCTTTGAAATGCCTCTAAGACTTCAGGGAGCCTCAAGATAGAAACCTAATGAGCTAGGAGCTGGGCAGTAGCAGGgaggccccctcccccaagccaggCCAGGACAAGCCAGGTGTTTTTGTGGAGCTTGGTTGTAAAAACTGGGTCATAGGTCGTTTACCTTACCTCTGCCCTAGGGGCCTCAGACTGGAATCTGAGGGGGCGGGCAGGGAGCTGgaagctgagaaagcagagttttaCCTTTCCCCCTGGCTGCTCAAGGTATGGGGAGGCAAGGGGGATAGAAGATCAGTGTTTTGTGGAAAGAGAATGTCACCTGCCACTCCAGTAAACAACAAAAATTGCcacagcagcccccacccccaagtgtGCCCTGAGAGGAATTCAGAATGGAGAATGACAGGAAGCACTttggacactggccctagatagtcaagatgcatatctaaggaataatttcaatggaCCCAGATTCTCGAAttttcccaaacacagaaaatccttaacttgagatgtctgtttggGGCATTAGCAGTAATTTTTTGATGTTCTACTAGATgggttttttcctgaaaaaaaaaaaaaaaccctcctatatatcttggctcctcccttatctctttgaagcatttcctcagagctgtctgagaggctgtcttcccagtgtcgactgaaataaatgcgcagcctaaaagttgagagttatgttttatttggcgggaggactcgagccgggatgacagcccctcagatcgctctgagggactgctcggaagaggtaggggaggaaatAGGATATATaagagctttacaacaaagaccaggtagttggaacaataaaagagtgtttgttatctaaagaaaaccaggcatctcaagttaaagaatttagtgcttttctatgtataggaggaagcaaacatttgggctgaCGTGGGGTTTTAGGAGATGAGTGgcccaaacaaaaaaatgcatgaGGAGTTGCCATACCATCAGACAGACTTTAGcaggagacaccatggggttaacaacactttattgccacagggaggtgcgcgcctatgatgcacctgtcctgctttttatCTGTTCTCTGCCAGCACGTGCACAATGtgagtttctttgtttattaGGCCTATAGAAttatctctagcacatgcgtacttctattttctttgttttaaatcttatataattgatgcATGCGTacagcaattatttactgcatactacaaacatgctctgattGTGGCCTTGAGTCCCatggccttaactcatctcaaggccagctcacaggctcattgaattcattccgctgataagcacctagctatctagggccagtttcctgtcctttcttattctgagtctgctcagagtgcaccattgtgagtggctgcagaggccaggctgcaggcttgtctttactggggggtggcggcagccgctgatgacttggtttcagcattctttgtttactgatatggttgcagtattttcgttaGCACCGGCTATACCTATAGTTCTCCATAAGgttaaaatttaactcaaaacttttaggttgtgtgtttttcttcaggCGACATTTTCTACTCTCTCAGCTGTCTTCATCCTTTGAGTGGCTGGATTTTGGAGGCAGCTCGGTTTTCCCAAGAACACTgatgcttctttcttctttttttttttttaagcattttttattgatttataatcattttacaaacaCTGATGCTTCTGTACCACTCCATGGATCATGCTAACTAACTCCTGATCCCCTTCAAAAATATCTCTAGAGGAACATCTCCaaatctctctcctccttctgtgTCTCCCCAAAGTCACTtttctgaggaagaggagaatggCTGAGATGGGGCTTACCTCGTCCTTTCTCTCCAAGATCCCAGAGGTGGGATCTCTAACACAGTATCTAGGGAAGATGGCTGTGAGTGCAGCCCTTAATCTCCTTCGTGGGGTGTCACAGACTCTCTTAAGGCACAAAGGacactcctttttcttttttttcaaacagcGTGTGCTGGAGAAGCTTTCTGAAAGACCAGATAGGGGAGCCTAGACAGTCCAAGAGGACTCTGCCTGAAacagggaggcagaggccagatATGAAGGCTAGTCCTTGCTACTCAGGGTTCTTAAAGAATGGTCTGCTCAAGAGTATCACAGAAGCCAGAGCCAATACAAAAACATGCTCCCTCAATCCTGCAGTTTCCTCTAAATAAtcccttctttatctttccctTCTTGGTCAAGTTTCTCAGAAAAATAGTCCATCTTCCCGGCCTTTACTCTTAACCTGCACAGTACACTGTAACACATCTTTTGCCCTGTAATAGTCAGGGTAAATAATCTTAGTTgctgtaacaaacaacccccaaattCAGTGACTTAGCACCACAGTCCATTGTCAGGGAGCGGGGGAGCTCTGTCCCAGGCAGCATTCAGAATTCTCCACCAACTACTTAATTGTGTGTAACTGTGATAATAGataagggaggagagagaatgtCAAGATTTCACAGATTTTAGGACCCAGCCCTGAAAGTGGTGAACATCATTTCTGCCcatatttcattggccagaacacAATCACGTGGACTCATCTAACTACAGAGTAGACTGGCATGTAACCTGGCTGCCCAGGAATAAATGGAATGGATTTGTGAGTGTATAGCATCATCTCCTACATGCCCTACTGGGAAACCCAATGACCATTTCCCATCATTTTATAAGACCACTCAGTTATATTTGGCTGTGTTGATCCTTCATTCCATTACTCTCATGTGTGTGCCTACACTCTTCCTGTGCTCTTCCCTTTATGTTTTACTTATATAACTAACACATATGACACCAGGTGCCAGACACTAATTGCTTTATAAATACtaacttatttcattttacagatgagaaaactgagtcataAAGAGTTTAATTAACTTACCTAAGATCACACTACTAGTAGGTGGCAGGAGCCAGGCTTTTAACCCAGTCAGTTCAGTGTAACCCAGTCTCACTGCACTATgctgcctcttttctcttttgcttctcttcctttatCACTCCCCGGCTGATAACTTTTAGTTGGCTTACAAGGTCCTCCTCTCACATCTTGTGCTTCAGAATAACGAATGAATTGTACGCCCCCAGAAGACCCCACGCTGTGTCtctcctctgtgcctttgctcttGGAGTAGGTTTCATTGGCTCACTAGAATGCTCTTCGCATCTCTCTCCTTAAATACAATGCTCAGGTGTCACTGCCTCCAAAACGCCTTCCTTAACGTTCCCAAGTTGAAGAGCCTCCTCCCACTTTCTGCGCTACAAAAGGGGGCCCTTAACCATCACAAGTCCCGGAAGGCTCTGCTTCCGGGCCCTCCTGCTTCACCAGTGAGCCCAGGCGGGCCAGTCCATTCCGAGTCTCACCGCCACCCCTCTTCCCCACGGAGGACAGCGCTTGGAGAGACTCTGCCTGGAGGACGCCCCAATGCGGGGAGCCAGGAGGGTTTGGCCCCGCCCCCTCGCCTCACGCGCGCGGCGCCGCCCCGCCCCTCGGCGTCCCCGGCTCCCCGCTCCCCGCGAGGTAATGGTTCAACCCGAGAGGCGGCGCCCCGGTGCCCTAGCAGTTCCGATTGGCCAGGGCGAGCCGTACCACGGCGGTGGCGAGGGAACGTGTAGTGGACCGCGAGCCGCAGACTCCGAGGCAGTGAGGGTCACAGGCTCAGGCCGCAGCTCTCTCCTGCGCTGCGCTGTGCCAGCCCGCCCGCGGGGATGCAGTGGGCCGTGGGCCGGCGGTGGGCGTGGGCCGCGCTGCTCCTGGCGGCCGCGGCTGTGCTGGCCCAGGTGGTCTGGCTCCGGCTGGGCACTCAGAGCTTCATCTTCCAGCACGAAGAGATCGCGCAGCTGGCGCGGCAGTACGCGGGTAAGCCGGCTGGTGAGCGGGCGGGCGGGTGAGTGAACGGGTGGAggtcagggggctggggagggccggGCCAAGTTGGAGGTTTCGGGGGCACCGTTCCCCAGTTTGGGACCGGTGCTGGCCCTAACTTTGTTCCTCTGCCCCCGCCAGGGCTGGACCACGAACTGGCCTTCTCTCGGCTGATCGTGGAGCTGCGGCGGCTGCACCCAGGCCACGTGCTGCCCGACGAGGAGCTGCAGTGGGTGTTCGTGAACGCGGGAGGCTGGATGGGCGCCATGTGCCTTCTGCACGCCTCTCTGTCCGAGTACGTGCTGCTCTTTGGCACCGCCCTGGGCTCTGGCGGCCACTCAGGTCAGTCCTGGCGGCGGGCTGGACTGGGAGGCTGGGGCTGTACAAGGGCCCGTGCCCTTCTTTCTGATGTTTGGCCAAGCCGTGGGATGGTGTGGATACCCAGATATTCAGTgttcatttgattatttttcagGGCGCTACTGGGCTGAGATCTCGGATACCATCATCTCTGGCACCTTCCACCAGTGGAGAGAGGGCACTACCAAGAGTGAGGTCTTCTACCCAGGTGGGTAGGGTGGCTCTGCCAGAGAGGTGGGTCTCTTCATTCTGGGGTGCCTATGGTTGGGGAAAAGAGTCATGGCATGGAAAAGGGGTGCTTTGAGGGGCCTTCCTCCTGGTTCCTTTGCCCCCCTGATAAGCTACAGGTGGTTGGTTGAGGCAGAGTTGAAGGCCCCTGTTGCTTTCCTCTGTCAAAAGGGAACAAAACATAACAGCTTCCTGTTAACTATGTCTGATTTTTATCTGCCAAGACACTATTTTACTCATCCAGTATTGAGACAGTTGGGCAATCAGAAATGCATTTAGGCCCCTAAAGACAAGGCAGAGAGTTGCCTTCCCTTTTTTATATAATGAAACATTTAGACTTCTGAGTAAGTTTGAGGTTGAGTGTTACAAGCATAGCAGCATTGTAACTGAACAGCTGTATTTCTCAGAAAGCCCAACAAGTCTTATATTCACCATTCCCTATCTAACAGGCCCAGCCCAAGTTTAGCTAAACTTCCACTTGACATGATTGAGGCTTGGGAATGCAGACTTCCATAACCCCATACCATGGTGCAGGGCCAGGTGAGCCTTCTCTCAAGAGAGGACATGAGTCAGGTGATGCCACAGAGGGAAGTATAAGAGTGGCCATCTTAGCCTCTTACCCCTCCAGATGGGCAACCAGGCCACTCCCTACTCCTAGACAACCCACAGGCCAGGGAGGTGGCAGCAATGGAAGGGCAGGGCCAGTCTCCTCATCTGGGTGCTCCCTGTCCCCCTAGGGGAGACAGTGATACATGGGCCTGGTGAGGCAACGGCTGTGGAATGGGGTCCAAACACATGGATGGTGGAGTACGGCCGGGGTGTCATCCCTTCTACACTGGCCTTTGCGTTGGCTGACACAATCTTCAGCACCCAGGACTTCCTCACCCTCTTCTATACTCTTCGAGTCTATGCCCGGGGCCTCCGACTTGAACTCACCACCTACCTCTTCGGCCAGGACCCCTGACCAGCCAGGCCTGAAGGAGAACCTGTGGATGGACAGGAGCGGGCAGGCCCGCATGCATCCACTTGCTGGAGCCCAGGTGAAAAAACAGGGACGTACCCACAACATGCAGATACTGAGTTCCTGGTGTCCAAGCAGGAACATACATGCTTATACAACCAGACACAGAGACTCATGGGAACATACAGGACACACATTCAGATACTGAATCCGTTGTGTACAGCAGCATCACGTGTTCACACCCATCCAGAGAGGGAGCCC
The nucleotide sequence above comes from Camelus dromedarius isolate mCamDro1 chromosome 10, mCamDro1.pat, whole genome shotgun sequence. Encoded proteins:
- the GALT gene encoding galactose-1-phosphate uridylyltransferase isoform X3; protein product: MSRSGACPEERQQASEADAMDTAFRASEHQHIRYNPLQDEWVLVSAHRMKRPWQGQVEPPLLNTVPRHDPHNPLCPGATRANGEVNPHYDGTFLFDNDFPALQPDAPSPGPSDHPLFQAEAARGVCKVMCFHPWSDVTLPLMSVPEIRAVIDAWASVTEELGAQYPWVQIFENKGAMMGCSNPHPHCQVWASSFLPDVAQREERSQRAYQSQHGEPLLMEYGHQELLRKERLVLTSEHWLVLVPFWAVWPFQTLLLPRRHVRRLPELTPTERDGAPTGSEAGANWDHWQLHAHYYPPLLRSATVRKFMVGYEMLAQAQRDLTPEQAAERLRALPEVHYCLGQKDRETAAIA
- the SIGMAR1 gene encoding sigma non-opioid intracellular receptor 1 isoform X1; amino-acid sequence: MQWAVGRRWAWAALLLAAAAVLAQVVWLRLGTQSFIFQHEEIAQLARQYAGLDHELAFSRLIVELRRLHPGHVLPDEELQWVFVNAGGWMGAMCLLHASLSEYVLLFGTALGSGGHSGRYWAEISDTIISGTFHQWREGTTKSEVFYPGETVIHGPGEATAVEWGPNTWMVEYGRGVIPSTLAFALADTIFSTQDFLTLFYTLRVYARGLRLELTTYLFGQDP
- the SIGMAR1 gene encoding sigma non-opioid intracellular receptor 1 isoform X2; this encodes MQWAVGRRWAWAALLLAAAAVLAQVVWLRLGTQSFIFQHEEIAQLARQYAGLDHELAFSRLIVELRRLHPGHVLPDEELQWVFVNAGGWMGAMCLLHASLSEYVLLFGTALGSGGHSGRYWAEISDTIISGTFHQWREGTTKSEVFYPVSLESIFLGGTNCDVGRTLKREVLSYGDPPGEDSLLPTAT
- the GALT gene encoding galactose-1-phosphate uridylyltransferase isoform X4, which encodes MKRPWQGQVEPPLLNTVPRHDPHNPLCPGATRANGEVNPHYDGTFLFDNDFPALQPDAPSPGPSDHPLFQAEAARGVCKVMCFHPWSDVTLPLMSVPEIRAVIDAWASVTEELGAQYPWVQIFENKGAMMGCSNPHPHCQVWASSFLPDVAQREERSQRAYQSQHGEPLLMEYGHQELLRKERLVLTSEHWLVLVPFWAVWPFQTLLLPRRHVRRLPELTPTERDDLASIMKKLLTKYDNLFETSFPYSMGWHGAPTGSEAGANWDHWQLHAHYYPPLLRSATVRKFMVGYEMLAQAQRDLTPEQAAERLRALPEVHYCLGQKDRETAAIA
- the GALT gene encoding galactose-1-phosphate uridylyltransferase isoform X2, with the translated sequence MSRSGACPEERQQASEADAMDTAFRASEHQHIRYNPLQDEWVLVSAHRMKRPWQGQVEPPLLNTVPRHDPHNPLCPGATRANGEVNPHYDGTFLFDNDFPALQPDAPSPGPSDHPLFQAEAARGVCKVMCFHPWSDVTLPLMSVPEIRAVIDAWASVTEELGAQYPWVQVWASSFLPDVAQREERSQRAYQSQHGEPLLMEYGHQELLRKERLVLTSEHWLVLVPFWAVWPFQTLLLPRRHVRRLPELTPTERDDLASIMKKLLTKYDNLFETSFPYSMGWHGAPTGSEAGANWDHWQLHAHYYPPLLRSATVRKFMVGYEMLAQAQRDLTPEQAAERLRALPEVHYCLGQKDRETAAIA
- the GALT gene encoding galactose-1-phosphate uridylyltransferase isoform X1, which gives rise to MSRSGACPEERQQASEADAMDTAFRASEHQHIRYNPLQDEWVLVSAHRMKRPWQGQVEPPLLNTVPRHDPHNPLCPGATRANGEVNPHYDGTFLFDNDFPALQPDAPSPGPSDHPLFQAEAARGVCKVMCFHPWSDVTLPLMSVPEIRAVIDAWASVTEELGAQYPWVQIFENKGAMMGCSNPHPHCQVWASSFLPDVAQREERSQRAYQSQHGEPLLMEYGHQELLRKERLVLTSEHWLVLVPFWAVWPFQTLLLPRRHVRRLPELTPTERDDLASIMKKLLTKYDNLFETSFPYSMGWHGAPTGSEAGANWDHWQLHAHYYPPLLRSATVRKFMVGYEMLAQAQRDLTPEQAAERLRALPEVHYCLGQKDRETAAIA